The Kitasatospora paranensis genome has a window encoding:
- a CDS encoding LLM class flavin-dependent oxidoreductase, giving the protein MPVEFIGMISTHDVSETRPAQGPVVDADYTRRFAQAHEEAGFDRILVAHSSASPDPNQVAAYAAAHTERLGLLIAHRPGFIAPTVAARTFATLDQFSGGRVAVHIITGGHDAEQRRDGDYLTKDERYARTDDYLTVLTRAWTEEKPFDYDGPYYRFADFHSEVRPARQPRIPLFFGGSSDAAYRVGGKHADTFALWGEPLAETAEQIARVRAAAEAAGRTTLPGFSVSFRPILGRTEDEAWGRAHRILDTIRSRGDAFGGRRPILPTGPAAVPQNVGSQRLLAAAAKGDRHDRALWTAPAAATGAAGNSTALVGTPETVAQALLDYVDLGVTTLLIRGYDPLDDALDYGRELLPLVRQEVARREAATAAATAAAAAASVAARTAAAVAGGVR; this is encoded by the coding sequence ATGCCCGTCGAGTTCATCGGCATGATCTCCACCCACGACGTCTCCGAGACCCGCCCCGCACAGGGCCCGGTCGTCGACGCCGACTACACCCGCCGTTTCGCCCAAGCCCACGAGGAGGCCGGCTTCGACCGGATCCTGGTCGCGCACTCCTCCGCCAGCCCCGACCCCAACCAGGTGGCCGCCTACGCCGCCGCCCACACCGAGCGGCTCGGCCTGCTGATCGCGCACCGGCCCGGATTCATCGCACCCACCGTCGCGGCCCGCACCTTCGCGACCCTCGACCAGTTCTCCGGCGGCCGGGTCGCCGTCCACATCATCACCGGCGGCCACGACGCCGAGCAGCGCCGCGACGGCGACTACCTCACCAAGGACGAGCGGTACGCCCGCACCGACGACTACCTCACCGTGCTCACCCGGGCCTGGACGGAGGAGAAGCCGTTCGATTACGACGGCCCGTACTACCGGTTCGCGGACTTCCACTCCGAGGTGCGCCCGGCCCGGCAGCCCCGGATCCCGCTGTTCTTCGGCGGCTCCTCGGACGCGGCCTACCGGGTCGGCGGCAAGCACGCCGACACCTTCGCGCTGTGGGGCGAGCCGCTGGCCGAGACGGCCGAGCAGATCGCCCGGGTCCGGGCCGCCGCCGAGGCCGCCGGGCGGACGACCCTGCCCGGCTTCAGCGTCTCCTTCCGTCCGATTCTCGGCCGCACCGAGGACGAGGCCTGGGGCCGCGCCCACCGCATCCTGGACACCATCCGCTCCCGCGGCGACGCCTTCGGCGGCCGGCGTCCGATCCTGCCGACCGGCCCGGCCGCCGTCCCGCAGAACGTCGGCTCGCAGCGGCTGCTGGCCGCCGCCGCCAAGGGCGACCGGCACGACCGGGCACTCTGGACGGCACCCGCCGCCGCCACCGGGGCCGCGGGCAACTCCACCGCCCTGGTCGGCACCCCGGAGACGGTCGCCCAGGCCCTGCTCGACTACGTCGACCTGGGCGTGACCACCCTGCTCATCCGGGGTTACGACCCGCTGGACGACGCCCTCGACTACGGGCGCGAGCTGCTGCCGCTGGTCCGCCAGGAGGTCGCCCGGCGCGAGGCCGCCACGGCTGCCGCCACGGCTGCCGCCGCCGCGGCCTCCGTCGCGGCCCGGACGGCCGCCGCGGTCGCCGGCGGTGTCCGGTGA
- a CDS encoding acyl-CoA dehydrogenase family protein — protein MIAAPPAPAAPAPGKPALARPDLARLPELTAALAARAADHDRDADFPYEGVERVHRAGLLTATVAQRHGGPGAGLADTVRILRVLGEGDPAVALVTAMTLFTHAAEARNPQWPGGPLADLLGESAQRPVLVNALRVEPELGTPVRGGLPDTVARRVGDHWEVTGRKIFSTGAVALRWMLVWARTDEEQPRVGSFLVRSDRPGITVVPTWDHLGLRASRSDDVVLDAVPVPLDDVTHLAVPGADGGRDPVGGAWNSLGLTALYLGVARAAQDWLTGFLHERTPTALGAPLATLPPFRSALGEIDIALSGAERLVRALAEDVDAGVPGAAEQSAGAKVLGTRAAIDAVQQAVALVGNHGLTRHHPLQRHLRDVLCSRVHTPQDDTVLLAAGRAALTSPTAHEGA, from the coding sequence ATGATCGCCGCCCCGCCCGCACCCGCCGCGCCCGCACCCGGCAAACCCGCACTCGCCCGTCCCGACCTCGCCCGGCTGCCGGAGCTGACCGCCGCACTCGCCGCCCGCGCCGCCGACCACGACCGGGACGCCGACTTCCCGTACGAGGGTGTCGAACGCGTCCACCGCGCAGGCCTGCTGACCGCCACGGTGGCGCAGCGGCACGGCGGGCCCGGCGCCGGGCTCGCCGACACCGTCCGCATCCTGCGCGTACTGGGGGAGGGCGACCCGGCGGTGGCGCTGGTCACCGCGATGACCCTGTTCACCCACGCCGCCGAGGCCCGCAACCCGCAGTGGCCGGGCGGACCGCTCGCCGACCTGCTCGGCGAGTCGGCGCAGCGCCCCGTCCTGGTGAACGCCCTGCGGGTGGAGCCCGAACTCGGCACGCCCGTCCGCGGCGGCCTGCCCGACACGGTCGCCCGCCGGGTCGGCGACCACTGGGAGGTCACCGGGCGCAAGATCTTCTCCACCGGCGCCGTCGCCCTGCGCTGGATGCTGGTCTGGGCCCGCACCGACGAGGAGCAGCCGCGGGTCGGCTCCTTCCTCGTCCGCTCGGACCGGCCCGGCATCACCGTCGTCCCCACCTGGGACCACCTCGGCCTGCGGGCCAGCCGCAGCGACGACGTGGTGCTGGACGCCGTGCCGGTGCCGCTCGACGACGTCACGCACCTGGCCGTCCCGGGCGCCGACGGCGGCCGGGACCCGGTCGGCGGCGCCTGGAACTCCCTCGGCCTCACCGCGCTCTACCTGGGCGTCGCCCGTGCCGCCCAGGACTGGCTGACCGGCTTCCTGCACGAGCGGACACCGACCGCCCTCGGCGCGCCGCTCGCCACCCTGCCGCCCTTCCGGAGCGCGCTCGGCGAGATCGACATCGCGCTGTCCGGCGCCGAACGCCTCGTCCGCGCCCTCGCCGAGGACGTCGACGCCGGTGTGCCGGGCGCCGCGGAGCAGTCCGCCGGGGCGAAGGTGCTTGGCACCCGCGCCGCGATCGACGCCGTCCAGCAGGCCGTCGCCCTGGTCGGCAACCACGGACTCACCCGCCACCACCCCCTCCAGCGCCACCTGCGCGACGTGCTCTGCAGCCGGGTGCACACCCCGCAGGACGACACCGTCCTGCTCGCCGCCGGCCGCGCCGCGCTCACCTCTCCCACCGCTCACGAAGGAGCCTGA
- a CDS encoding molybdopterin dinucleotide binding domain-containing protein, whose protein sequence is MRCSPPWPNASASARSSPRGGRRAGGWCTCTRSGPTGCAPTARGIRRRSARSGRRVSGGCPNRPPSGRCSRSSGPTRRAGRWPPQRPDRAPLRHRRGPRPAGLPGPPGLAGPARAARHRRRRASSAAAGRQPARDPAAQPTRRRRTEPVRQGGRPGGGRTAPGRRRRPRGRRRRPGTDLQRPGACLAGARLTDRLRPGVVRLPTGAWFDPVPGTEPPLCAHGNPNVLTADEPSSRLSQGCTGQHALVEIERWSGGEPPPVTVRHPPVLLTAPAMPAPESTP, encoded by the coding sequence ATGCGGTGCTCGCCGCCCTGGCCGAACGCCTCGGCTTCGGCGCGGAGTTCACCGAGGGGCGGACGCCGCGCGGGTGGCTGGTGCACCTGTACGAGGAGTGGGCCGACCGGCTGCGCGCCGACGGCGCGGGGGATCCGCCGCCGTTCCGCGCGTTCTGGTCGGCGGGTGAGTGGCGGCTGCCCGAACAGGCCGCCGAGCGGACGCTGTTCGAGGAGTTCCGGGCCGACCCGGAGGGCAGGCCGCTGGCCACCCCAGCGGCCGGATCGAGCTCCACTCCGCCACCGTCGCGGCCCTCGCCCTGCCGGACTGCCCGGGCCACCCGGCCTGGCTGGACCCGCCCGAGCGGCTCGGCACCGCCGCCGCCGAGCGTCATCCGCTGCTGCTGGTCGCCAACCAGCCCGCGACCCGGCTGCACAGCCAACTCGACGTCGGCGCACCGAGCCTGTCCGACAAGGTGGCCGGCCGGGAGGCGGTCGAACTGCACCCGGCCGACGCCGCCGCCCGCGCGGTCGGCGACGGCGACCTGGTACGGATCTTCAACGACCGGGGGCCTGCCTGGCCGGCGCCCGGCTGACCGACCGGCTCCGGCCGGGAGTCGTCCGGCTGCCGACCGGCGCCTGGTTCGACCCTGTCCCCGGCACCGAACCGCCGCTCTGCGCGCACGGCAACCCCAACGTGCTCACCGCGGACGAGCCCAGCTCCCGGCTGTCCCAGGGCTGCACCGGCCAGCACGCGCTGGTCGAGATCGAACGCTGGTCCGGCGGTGAGCCGCCGCCCGTGACCGTCCGCCACCCGCCCGTCCTGCTGACCGCGCCCGCCATGCCCGCACCGGAGAGCACCCCATGA
- a CDS encoding molybdopterin-dependent oxidoreductase, which translates to MTTTPTTSHWGAFRVRTAPGGAVTVEPHPADPSPSPLLGGVPGALHHPTRIARPAVRAGWLEHGPGPSSRRGAEPFVEVEWEHALDLVAAELDRVRNEFGHQAVFGGSYGWASAGRFHHAQSQLHRFLAQFGGYTGSRNSYSLGTSLVLLPHVVGDAEAVLRASSSWPTITRHTRLIVAFGGIPAKNVHVTPGGVTRHGTPATSPRSPPPGSTSPWSARCATTCPTVRRPTGTPSRPAPTPP; encoded by the coding sequence GTGACCACCACCCCGACCACCTCGCACTGGGGCGCGTTCCGAGTCCGCACCGCGCCGGGCGGCGCCGTCACGGTCGAGCCCCACCCGGCCGACCCGTCGCCGTCCCCGCTGCTCGGCGGCGTGCCCGGCGCCCTGCACCATCCGACCCGGATCGCCCGCCCGGCCGTCCGTGCGGGCTGGCTGGAGCACGGCCCGGGCCCCTCGTCGCGACGCGGCGCCGAGCCCTTCGTCGAGGTGGAGTGGGAGCACGCACTCGACCTGGTGGCCGCCGAACTCGACCGCGTCCGAAACGAGTTCGGCCACCAGGCCGTCTTCGGCGGATCCTACGGGTGGGCGAGCGCCGGGCGGTTCCACCACGCGCAGAGCCAACTGCACCGATTCCTGGCGCAGTTTGGCGGCTACACCGGCTCGCGGAACTCCTACAGCCTCGGCACCTCGCTGGTGCTGCTGCCGCACGTGGTCGGCGACGCCGAGGCCGTGCTGCGGGCCTCCTCGTCCTGGCCCACGATCACCCGGCACACCCGGCTGATCGTCGCCTTCGGCGGCATCCCGGCCAAGAACGTGCACGTCACCCCCGGTGGCGTCACCCGGCACGGCACCCCGGCCACCTCGCCGCGCTCGCCGCCGCCGGGGTCGACATCGCCCTGGTCAGCCCGCTGCGCGACGACCTGTCCGACGGTCCGCCGACCGACTGGTACCCCGTCGCGCCCGGCACCGACACCGCCCTGA
- a CDS encoding LLM class flavin-dependent oxidoreductase, which yields MSTVEFIGIAATRPVSETGAASASAAVPGADSAASAVTAQSGSGSPSGAVIQPGYLKALATAHEEAGFDRVLVAHSSASPDGFTVADQVLTHTDRLGVLLAHRPGFVAPTLAARKFATLDAFHPGRVALHVITGGDDADQARDGDLSDKPTRYRRTDEFLEIVRRSWDSAEPFDHEGEFYTVRGALSGVRPERPIPVYFGGASQDAIRVGGRHADVYAFWGEPLAGIAERIRQVRAAAAPYGRDPRFSVSLRPIPAATEAEAWQRAQEILRLTKERVGDLRRHFNLDHSAQHGSQRLLAYADQAEVHDKRLWTAIAKATGAAGNSTALVGSYEQVAESLLDYTALGVSTLLIRGFDPLADARDYGELVRLVREQAVGTAELAGAGRP from the coding sequence ATGTCCACCGTCGAGTTCATCGGCATCGCCGCGACCCGGCCGGTCAGCGAGACCGGCGCCGCCTCCGCGTCCGCAGCCGTCCCCGGGGCCGATTCCGCCGCCTCCGCCGTCACCGCGCAGAGCGGGAGCGGCAGCCCGTCCGGTGCCGTGATCCAGCCCGGGTACCTGAAGGCCCTCGCCACCGCGCACGAGGAGGCCGGGTTCGACCGGGTGCTGGTCGCGCACTCCTCCGCCAGCCCGGACGGCTTCACCGTCGCCGACCAGGTGCTCACCCACACCGACCGCCTCGGTGTGCTCCTCGCCCACCGCCCCGGGTTCGTCGCACCCACGCTGGCCGCCCGGAAGTTCGCCACCCTGGACGCCTTCCACCCCGGCCGGGTCGCCCTGCACGTGATCACCGGCGGCGACGACGCCGACCAGGCCCGGGACGGCGACCTCAGCGACAAGCCGACCCGCTACCGGCGCACCGACGAGTTCCTGGAGATCGTCCGCCGCAGCTGGGACTCGGCCGAACCCTTCGACCACGAGGGCGAGTTCTACACCGTCCGGGGCGCCCTGTCCGGAGTCCGCCCGGAGCGGCCGATCCCTGTCTACTTCGGCGGTGCGTCCCAGGATGCGATCCGGGTCGGCGGCCGGCACGCCGACGTGTACGCCTTCTGGGGCGAACCGCTGGCCGGCATCGCCGAGCGGATCCGCCAGGTCAGGGCGGCCGCCGCACCGTACGGCCGCGACCCCCGGTTCAGCGTCAGCCTGCGCCCCATCCCCGCCGCCACCGAGGCCGAGGCCTGGCAGCGCGCCCAGGAGATCCTGCGCCTCACCAAGGAGCGGGTCGGCGATCTCAGGCGGCACTTCAACCTCGACCACTCCGCGCAGCACGGCTCGCAGCGACTGCTGGCGTACGCCGACCAGGCCGAGGTGCACGACAAGCGGCTCTGGACGGCGATCGCCAAGGCCACCGGCGCGGCCGGCAACTCCACCGCGCTGGTAGGCAGTTACGAGCAGGTCGCCGAATCGCTGCTGGACTACACCGCGCTGGGGGTCTCCACCCTGCTGATCCGCGGCTTCGACCCGCTCGCCGACGCCCGCGACTACGGCGAACTCGTCCGCCTGGTGCGGGAACAGGCCGTCGGCACCGCCGAACTCGCCGGGGCCGGCCGGCCGTGA
- a CDS encoding oligopeptide/dipeptide ABC transporter ATP-binding protein has product MLRLLDGLRRELGLAVVVISHDLDSLAGVADRIAVLYRGQVVEQGPAEAVLTAPLHPYSALLVASAPSLDRTHRTDLALLRGPAAAPPAASDCAFAHRCPFADADCAARPAPTAHGPGRSAACHHAPDWRARLSR; this is encoded by the coding sequence GTGCTGCGGCTGCTGGACGGGCTCCGGCGCGAGCTGGGCCTGGCCGTCGTCGTCATCTCCCACGACCTCGACTCGCTGGCCGGTGTCGCCGACCGGATCGCCGTGCTGTACCGCGGGCAGGTCGTCGAACAGGGCCCGGCCGAGGCCGTCCTGACCGCGCCGCTGCATCCGTACAGTGCGCTGCTCGTCGCCTCCGCACCGAGCCTGGACCGCACGCACCGCACCGACCTGGCGCTGCTGCGCGGCCCTGCGGCGGCGCCGCCGGCGGCCTCGGACTGCGCCTTCGCCCACCGCTGCCCCTTCGCCGACGCCGACTGCGCGGCCCGTCCGGCCCCGACCGCGCACGGCCCCGGCCGCAGCGCCGCCTGCCACCACGCGCCCGACTGGCGCGCCCGCCTCTCCCGCTGA
- a CDS encoding ATP-binding cassette domain-containing protein, which translates to MTVTTEEHTAAPPAAPAGPLLSIRGLEVSYRRGEPVLGGVDLDARAGEILGVIGETGSGKTTLARAVVGLAPVTAGRITVDGKDRTTLRGRSLRRARRTGAVQYMFQDPLRSSTRT; encoded by the coding sequence ATGACCGTCACCACCGAGGAGCACACGGCCGCGCCGCCCGCCGCCCCCGCCGGGCCGCTGCTGAGCATCCGCGGACTCGAGGTCTCCTACCGCCGCGGCGAGCCCGTGCTCGGCGGTGTCGACCTGGACGCCCGGGCCGGCGAGATCCTCGGCGTGATCGGTGAGACCGGCTCCGGCAAGACCACGCTGGCCCGGGCCGTCGTCGGCCTCGCCCCCGTGACCGCGGGCCGGATCACCGTCGACGGCAAGGACCGCACCACGCTGCGCGGCCGCAGCCTGCGGCGGGCCCGCCGCACCGGCGCGGTCCAGTACATGTTCCAGGACCCGCTGCGCTCCTCGACCCGGACCTGA
- a CDS encoding ABC transporter ATP-binding protein gives MPTSDRPALTVDGLHVTVGRGRTEAVRDVSFTVRPGEAVGLVGESGSGKSLTCRAVLGLLAPGVAVSAGRIELGGTELTGLGDRGWRQVRGSRLGAVFQDPGSYLNPSLTVGRQLAEPLRLRDGLPRAEARRRAVELLASVGLRDPETVYERHPHELSGGMLQRVLIAIAVSGDPELLVADEATTALDTVVQAEVLDLLDRLRRERGLALLLVTHDLAVVAEVSDRLLVLYAGEIVEDGPTAEVVAAPAHPYTEALLRVASLGDRSRRELAVIPGRPPEPGTAGAGCRFADRCTYATDACTAGPVALTPAGDGRSVRCLRAPSLALQGAGTPDRTEVPA, from the coding sequence ATGCCCACGTCTGACCGCCCCGCGCTGACCGTCGACGGCCTGCACGTCACCGTCGGGCGCGGCCGCACCGAGGCCGTCCGCGATGTCAGCTTCACCGTCCGTCCCGGGGAGGCCGTCGGACTGGTCGGCGAGTCCGGTAGCGGCAAGTCGCTCACCTGCCGCGCCGTCCTCGGCCTGCTCGCCCCCGGCGTCGCCGTGTCGGCCGGGCGGATCGAGCTCGGCGGCACCGAACTCACCGGGCTCGGCGACCGGGGGTGGCGGCAGGTCCGCGGCAGCCGCCTCGGCGCGGTCTTCCAGGATCCGGGGTCCTACCTCAACCCCTCGCTCACCGTCGGCCGCCAGCTCGCCGAGCCGCTGCGGCTGCGCGACGGCCTCCCGCGCGCCGAGGCGCGCCGCCGGGCCGTCGAGCTGCTCGCCTCGGTCGGCCTGCGCGACCCGGAGACCGTGTACGAGCGCCACCCGCACGAGCTGTCCGGCGGCATGCTGCAGCGCGTCCTGATCGCGATCGCGGTCTCCGGCGATCCGGAGCTGCTGGTCGCGGACGAGGCGACCACCGCGCTCGACACCGTCGTCCAGGCCGAGGTCCTGGACCTGCTCGACCGGCTCCGCCGGGAGCGCGGGCTCGCCCTGCTGCTGGTCACCCACGACCTCGCCGTGGTGGCCGAGGTGAGCGACCGGCTGCTGGTCCTCTACGCCGGGGAGATCGTCGAGGACGGCCCCACCGCAGAGGTGGTCGCCGCGCCCGCGCACCCGTACACCGAGGCCCTGCTGCGCGTCGCCTCACTCGGCGACCGCAGCCGCCGCGAACTCGCCGTCATCCCCGGACGGCCGCCCGAGCCGGGCACCGCCGGCGCCGGATGCCGCTTCGCCGACCGCTGCACCTACGCCACGGACGCCTGCACCGCCGGACCGGTCGCCCTCACCCCCGCCGGGGACGGCCGCTCGGTGCGCTGCCTGCGCGCCCCCTCGCTCGCCCTGCAGGGAGCCGGAACACCCGACCGCACGGAGGTACCCGCATGA